Within Oreochromis niloticus isolate F11D_XX linkage group LG2, O_niloticus_UMD_NMBU, whole genome shotgun sequence, the genomic segment AAGTAACTCTGAGCTTTATTGATATTTTGGACTGTAAGTAAAAGATCGATTGCGGAATTGGAGGAGGCTGGAGGAGAAGGGCTGTGTTATGATTCGGTCAGCTTTGCTGCAGACTCATAAATACTCATAGAACACCTGCATTTATGCATTTTAAAGTTTctgttcagcttttttttaagcatGTGCAACATGCAATAATATGCAACGacgataacaacaacaacaacatcaacacaATACAATGCAAGGAAAGCAATAGTAGTGCTAATAACAGAGGGACAATAGTATAaatggttttaaaaaagattagcATGTTTCATGGTTAGTGAGACGCGAACACCATTAGCTGATACTTTATTTAGAAGACCTTCGTACATATTTTGGAGCCAGTATTGACTcttgaataaaaacaacatcagctCACAGACAGATTTTTACAATGCATCTCTGTAGGGTTAGTTTTTAGATACTTTTAGTTTTTAGACTAGTGGCTGTTGCATTAAATTTTGTCTGTGCTTATAGTGTCTGAGATTGTTTGCAAGTCTGGTGACAAGTTTTAAGATAAAGGACAAAGAGTTCAGTTTTAATATCAAGTGTTTTGAgagtagttttttttatatataaattctTTACTAACCTTATATTTGCATTACAGAGTGCTCATATGTCCTTCGGTTTGACATAGTTGGGAGTTCATAAATCTAGTTCTGACAGTATTTATTTGAACAAAGCTGTAAGAGAATTTTTTGAAAATGGTTTGAGTATAGTTTGGCTGTCAAATAAGGCAGATAACATAGAGAGTGATACATTAAAGAACTCTGTGCTTTTAGTGgagaaataaatatttgttaaagttctttgttctttttattataCTAAACAGAAAGATGTCACTGGCAAATACTGAATGTGTGAAAAATGGAGAAAATTCTCATtggatccagacacatttaacACTCTTTGATTTATCAGCGCTTTGGTGGCTCCATGGTAGTTACACATTTGCCCAGCAAGCACAAGAACTCTGAACTCTGAAAGAAACCTGAGACTAGAAAAAACTCAAATTGGGGCTTTGACAGAAAGACAATCCAGGGTAAAAGTTGCTGTGATGACTCACTGTGAATAATGGTGCAGCCAAAAGTAGCTTCTTTGTTATATCAGGgctttaaaaacatataaaattataaaagaaaataattaatgaaacatttcaggAAGCTATAATTAAGTGGGTAATAGTGTTAAAGCAGGTAATTATAGAATTGGAGATGTTTGTCCCTAAACACGAAACCTGTTCAGTGCTACCAGCATAAACTGAGTTCACATTGTACTGCAATTCATGGCTTGTGTAATCCCAGCACACAGTAAAAACTTAACCCTGCACAGTCCTTTTAAACAGATCCTTGATTTTATGACACCACAGTGGGCTGATTTGTTTCAGAATGAAGCGAGGAAGGACAGGTCTGAAATCACAGTGTCAGATTTTCCCCTCCCTCGGAGAGCGGGCTAAGAGACCGAAGTGGATGACTCCAGCACAGGACTGGGGGAACCTGCCCCATCACGTCGTTCTGCAGATCTTCCAGCATCTGTCCCTGGTCGACCGGGCCAGGGCATCATCTGTGTGCCGGCGCTGGAATGACGTCTTTCACACCCCTGACCTGTGGAGGAGGTTTGAGTTTGAGCTCAATCAGCCAGCCACGTCTTACTTACGCTCCACTCACCCTGACCTCATTCAGCAGATCATCAAGAAGCATGCCCAACACCTGCAGTATGTTAGCTTCAAAGTAAGAGCCTCCCCTGCCGTCTCTCATTTCCTCTCACCTGTTTCACCTGCTGTGGcctctttctcttcttccaTTTTCACAACACACTGTCTTATAAACAATACCTGCCCTCCTTAATCTGAACTGCTGCAGAGTCGAGTATCACATGTCAGCAGTCTTAGCATCTGCGTGCTTAATTATCTCAAGTGATTCTTACACCTCAGTCTTTCATCACTTATTTTAATGTCTCTTCCCTCCTCTCCAAAATGTTGAATCACTGCTGGTAAATCAGGTGGACAGCTGCACCGAATCTGCAGAGGCAGCTTGTGACATTCTCTCTCAGCTGGTGAACTGCACCATCAAGACCCTGGGGCTGATTTCTACAGCACGGCCCAGCTTCATGGATGTATCTCAAGTAAGAAACGgcctgtttattttttaatacacaTAATATATGCTGGTATTTCAGGTCATCTTGAAGATTGTATTCACCTCTTCTCCTggtgcattattattttttgcacttcctgtaaaaaaaatttgcacAGTTTTCTACATCACAACAACAAATAATGAGTCCTGGTTTGATGAACATCATTCTTCTCTCCTCAGGCCCATTTTGTGTCTGCCCTGACGGTGGTGTTCGTAAACTCCAAGTCATTATCCTCCATCAGGATTGATGACACCCCAGTGGATGATCCGTCCCTGAAGGTGCTGGTTGCCAACAATAGTGATACCCTTAAGTTGCTGAAGATGAGCAGCTGTCCTCATGTCTCCCCAGCTGGTTAGTACACCTGCAGTATTTTAGCTTCAAAGGGGGCACCGTGAATACTCGTCAACAAGATGCTCAATTTTGATTTTCTTGGAACTGAAATACTTCGGCATGGAACTGATTACCAAAAAGAAAATTAACTTCACAGAGTGTTTATGAAGGTGAATATAAGCAACATGATGTCGCCTGTCAGCTTATGGACTCCCATTTTGAAGCCTTTAAACAGAGGAGTGGAGCTGACCCTAAACCCACTACTATAGCACACTACAGGCCAGTTGGGTAGTAACTTGACAGTCACAAGGTGGCCCCACCCTCAAATCGTACCATATGACCATAAAATCATTAGGAAAGTGTTTATTGTGGCCATAAAGCAAGTGAGAAGTAAGGTTATCTTCTTATAGATTTCTTTACAGTTGACCCCTGCTGCCCAAGAAAGAATGCAGTGTTAAAGACAAACCTTTAATACCCAGAAGCTATGCACACCTTTTAGTATACAGTCTGTGATTAAGGGTACAACTGTGCCTCAGCTAACATACTCATATTTAAAAGGTATATACATTCTCAAAAGCTCTAAAACATTCAGAcactcttctctttttttcataagGTATCTTGTGTGTGGCAGACCAGTGCCATGGCCTCAGGGAGTTGGCGTTGAACTACCATCTCCTAAGTGATGAGCTTCTTCTTGCCCTGTCTTCTGAAAAACACGTTCACTTGGAACACCTGCGCATTGACGTGGTGAGTGAAAACCCTGGCCAGACACATTTTCACACCATCAAGAGGAGCAGCTGGGAGGCTTTGATCCGCCACTCGCCCAAGGTCAACATTGTCATGTATTTCTTCCTGTATGAGGAGGAGTTTGAGCCTTTTTTCTGCGAGGAGACCCCCGTCACCCACCTGTACTTTGGCCGAGCTGTTAGTAAAATGATGCTAGGGCGCATTGGACTTAACTGCCCTCGGCTGGTGGAGCTGGTTGTGTGCGCCAATGGCATTGAGCCCCTGGATGAGGAGCTAATCCGCATTGCAGAGCGCTGCAAGAGCTTGACAGCAATCGGGCTAGGCGAGTGCGAGGTGACCTGCAGTGGCTTTGTGGAGTTTGTCAAGATGTGCGGGGGCAGGCTGACTCAGCTGTCAATCATGGAGGAGGTGCTGATCCCAGACAGCAGCTACAACATGGAGCAGATCCACAGTGAGGTGTCGAAGCACCTCGGGCGCATGTGGTTTCCTGATATGATGCCCACCTGGTAGGCTGACATGAAGCCAGAGCCATCAACGACGGGCATTAAACTATGTTTACAGTTTACATTTTCAATAGACATAACAtttagaaaaggaaaaacaaaaaatccattTCAAGATGGCTCCTGACTGGAAAGCCCTGCTTGGAGAAAGACTTTGGGCCAGAGAAGCACAGGCATACACATTTGGCTCTGTGTAAGATTGGAACCCTGCTTTCCCAGGTGAAAATCCACTGCCAGCACACCACCATCACCCCATCTCTAGTCTTCACTCTTTACACATACATGTGAAAAATGATTTGATTTCTTATGTTCTTGcacatttgtcacacttacatgtttcagatcatcaaacaaatctTAATGTCATACAAAAGAGccagaataaatacaaaatgcagtttttaaataacaatttaatttattaagggAACAAAAGCTATCCAAATCTGCCTGATCCTGTGGGGAAAAAGTAACTGACCCCCAAACCTAATAAGTGGTTGTGCCACTCTTGTCAACAAGAGctgcaatcaagtgtttgtgaTAATTGGCAAtgattttggcccactcttctttgcagaagaagagctgaaaacacttaaggtcatggCGAAGTATCTCAATCTGATTTAAGTTCATACTTTCACTAGGCTTCTCCCAAACCttcactttgtttgtttgttttggggtttttttgtttttttttagccattTAGAGGTGGACCTGCTTGTGTATTTCAAATCATCGCCATGCTGCGTAACCCAAGTTTGATTGCGCTtcagtgcatgaactgatggtgagaaattctccttcaggatcttctggtagagagcagaatttatGGTTCCATTAATTACAGCCGGTCATCCAAGTCCTGAAGCAGATAgtttgattgcagttcttgctacCAAcagtggcacaaccagttatcaGGTTTAGAGGGAATTAGTCTTTCACACAAGTGCCAGGGAGGTTTGGGTACCCTTTTTCCTCTCAACAAGCAAagtcattgtttaaaaaaactgcagaatgtatttatttcagttttctgtGTCTAATATGAAAATTTGTTtggtgatctgaaacatgtaagcaCAAGAAATATGCTGGGGGGGGAAAAGGTGAAAACACTTTTTCACGGCACTTCTTGGCCCGGTCACTCTGTAGCTGTTGTGTACCGTCAATGTATTTTATGTAAGAATAATACCGTTCTCTGAAAACAGTTCATACATAAAAACGTCTgattgctttctgtctgtcactTCATGCTGTAGTGAAACATGTTGGCTGTAGTTGAATGATGGGCTACATTTTCAACCATTGTGTATAAAAGGGCGTAACTCTGCCATCTGCTGGTTGTTggttggaaaaaaacaaaacataattcATAAGTTCTTTACGTTTCTACATCCTTCTGAAAAtcttaaaattaatgaaataattaACCAGTTAATTTGCTCTTCTTTAAGTTACTGATTTTTCTGAAATTAACCACATTTGCATGCATCCAGGTTAGGACACCAACCACAGTGATGCCAGTTCATTGCAGAAAGAACAGGAGTTTCCTGTTCAGTTGGAGCGAGTCACACCTCCATGGAAAACACAATGGGTCTTTTGTCTGTTGGCCTGTTTGACTTTGCCGTCTTTTCATTTAGTTGACAGGTGTTAAAAATTAGGTAATAGCAGGTATTTGACTAAAGGCTTTGAACAGAAATGAATATGCAGAACTCAGATtagttcaaggttcaaggttctttatttgtcacatgcatagttatacaagtataacacacagtgaaatgtatcctgacacgctcctcgacatgtgcaaaaatgggggggggtagaggaataacattataaatatatatatatagtatatacattgggtgaatgtgcagtagaagcagcaagcaggtgaattctgtacattcttgagtctctctgtccttgccctgatgatgcggaaccttctaccagattgtagaagttggaacagtttgttgccaggatgggacgggtccttcagtatctgcgttgctctagtccggcatctcctggtgtaggtgtcctgaagtggggggagagcaatcctgcagcagctttctgctgtacggatcactctctggagagctttttggtccttcacacagctgttcccaaaccacgctgtcatgttctgtgtgaggatgctctccacagcgcctgtatagaagatcctgaggatctttggagagaccctgaacttccttagttgtcggaggtgatacaggcgctgcctagccttcttggtctggacctgaatgtgggcagcccatgtcaggtctgaggagatgtggacgccaagatatttgaaggactgcaccctctccactggagctccattgatgataatgggcttgtagtctctgtgctgactccttctgaagtccaccaccagctccttggtcttgctgacgttcagctggaggtggttgtcctggcaccatgatgccaaattcttcacttcgtccatgtaggccgcctcatcgCTGTTGGAGATGGCGCCCAACAGcactgtgtcgtcagcaaacttcacaatggtgttggagccgtgggtggccacacagtcagaagtgtagagggagtagagcagtggcgagaggacacacccctgtggtgctcctgtgttgatggtgatgctgtcggagacacacccacccaccctcaCCACTTGAGTTCTGCCggtgaggaagtccaacacccatgcacacagacggctgttgagtcccaggtccctcagctttgtgaacagtctgctgggcactattgtgttaaatgctgaactgtaatcaacaaacagcattctcacatagttaccctgtttcttgtccacgtggctgagggtggtgtgcaggaCATGTTGATGTGGTTGTTATACGCTCAGTTTATGCTGTGAAACTGTCAGGTCAacagttcttcttttcttttttttaaaaacatgtgcacttaaaaaaaaaaagatttgctgTCCTCATAAACATGAAGCAATAATTTTGAGGCAGCTGAAATCTATcaaatcaaaggtttatttattaaaataagtaaTCATTAAGAAAAATATGTTTGGTATAAAATGTACTACCAGATTCCTTTAAATGTAACATTACATGGGAAAATTTACATGTAATCAAATTACTTAAAGTCAGCACTTTGGGCATGATTTGTTTTTTGagtgttacattttttatttttattcttatttttgttttattattgccCTGTGGGATTTAATATGTAGTTAGTTAGTTCTTTGCTTGTAAGGGAGTACCAACTCACAGTCGTTCCTCTGTTTAAAACCGAAGTATTTGTATCAAATCTGATTATGATGATAGTTTTGTGCAAAAGGTacaaatgaaacattacaggccCACGATGTGCAATGCCACGCTGTCCCACATACAGCTGTAAAGatctgttttgtatttgtttacttTGCATGGATGTAGCTGTAGCTGGGTTGGTGTAAAGACCGGGTGAGATGAGGTCAGATGATCtcaagaagaaagaagaatcGCTGTATAAATTTATATCACTTATTGTTAGTGGTTTTCGTGTATGTGCAGCATTGATGTCAGCTTCATTGAAACTGCTTTTTATTCTACACAGGCTGTAtttaaatactaataaaaaaaaaaaacatgtttacataACTTTAATGTTGCATGATCTCCTAAACACTGAAGCCTGATCCAAGCTGACTTTGTCCCATTTGACCTTTCTGCAGCACTTCGTTTTCAGCTCTAGAGGGCAGCAAAGATCTAACCGGGGGGAAGCGGGACGTTATATAAGCAGAGCTGCTACTGTATAATGAGGTATACCAATGATACCTCAGCCATTTTTTTTACAAGTGGATTCGCTTGTGCACACTCGATTtccataaaaaaaaagcaacagacTTTGTAGCTCAGAAGTCTTCGCTTCTGATTCTTCTAAATTTATCTTTTTTGGCTTGTTTGATGTAGATGCTCCAGCTGGATTTACATAAAGcttgacacacaaacacacacacacacacactgggtgTTGGTGTGGAAAATAAAATTTGATTTCCATGCATTTCCATGGTAATTTTCACAGACATGCATATAACACACAAAAATTACTCCCAGGCTAGCTTATAAGTGCtactaataatattaataatggcAGTAAATTAAATAGAAGATCTGTAAATGTGGCTGTTTAGGATATCTAGGTGAGAGGACCACATTAAACCAGCTAAGCATTTTGTCCTGGAAAAGTGCCACTTTTTGGAGGGGTGGGTGGTATGACTAATTGGGTTACCACTATGCGCTGAAACCCCATCAGGAAACTAACAAGCTTATGTGTTACTTTGttaggaggagaggaaggaacAGACGGCCCACGTGCTTTTGTCACGTAGTTTATTGCAAAATAAACTCCAGTTAGAGAGCAGCAGTATCTCCCTGATTGCATttcaaaaatgaaacattaatgTATACAGGAGACTTATGCACTGTATATACAATCTTCTGAATAAATAATCATCTTAGAATTCCTTTTCCCTTCATGTTCCCTGTGAGCCTGCAGACTTTTGATAGTTTTTACTTATGACATTCAGTGTGAAATCATCCCCCATGATATCAGCAACCGCAAGAGACTCGGGAATGAAGTCCACAGGGGTCTCCAGGGTGGGAGAGGGGGGGGTAGAGAGCCTAGAGCGTTTGACCTGCCCGCCGCCCCTGTAGCTCCTCAACTCCTTCATCCACTCTTCTCTGATGGAGGGGTCCTTACGGTCCAGATGCTTAGCTTGTATGAACGGGGAGAGGGCGATAGAGTTCCGCAGCACGTGAAAAGTGTACCTGAGGGAGAGAGTGTGGTGGTGAGAAAGTAGGCCAGTGAAAAATATGCAGCCCTTTGATGTAAATCAGAGCGTTCTCTCTAAATATCAGCACTTTCAGACGCATCagcaaccaagaagaagaagaccaaGCAGTGGTGCAGTCCTTCCTGACCTTCACGTTTAACAATATTTAACTACAATGCTGCAGGTAGGCTTTACACACCGTAAGAGCCTCATAATTTCATAGCAGTTAATGATGTACACAAGTCAAAGCGTGCTCTAGGTCAATAGAAGTAATTAAAATATGAGACCGGCTAGCTTTAaatatgtgtgcaaatgtaGACTAAAATAgtgatttctgtttttgttggtttttctgTTGCTGCTCATCTAAGGTTATCTATGGCCTTTTGTGCAGAGATGttctataattttttttaaagattttaagtGGCTAAGAAAAGGGTAACATGAGAGAATGAGAGCATTGTCTGTTCCCTTTAAAAACCTCAGGATGATTCAGATTTGCCGTTGAGAACCACTGGGCTAGAAAATCCAACACAAATAGACGTGTATTAGGAAATAGACATAAACATAATTGGAAAACTGCTCAAATGGGTTTTTTGAAAATCGTTTAAGTGAGTTATATTTTGAACATGAATTCAGCATTGAATGAGTCATTCTTTAACTGAAAATAGAGAATATTTGctgctttttctctttattcCATTTTGATTCACCGTACCGTCGACTGTGCTGAacgcaaaatacatttattaaaaattattattggTTTCagagcatttttattttcatctggtTCTCATATGACAAAAAAATTGAGAACGTTAGAGTTTAATATCCTTAGTGTTGATTAACACCTGTGCGGCTAATTGTTGCTTTTCCATAATAATAGATCTGTAAGTGTATGTACATCCTTTCACATCTGGTGACTCCCTAAAGTAGAAATGAAGGAAATACAGAGGAaaaaccaccttttgctgctcATATTTCAAAATTAGACTATGTGATTGTTAACCATCGACACTGAAAAGACTTACCAACGCTAGAAAGTGCTCAAAAATACACCCCAAAactcaaaaaaagcaaaagcgaCCATTAAAACACCTGCACTCTTTAGCCCCACTGGGTTTAAAGAGTGACAGACACGTTACCTGGGCAGGAGAGCCACCACAGTGGAGAGGATGCAGATAAGGTAGAACATGGGGTCCTCCATCTGGCTCTGGAGGATCCAGTATGGGTTGGAGGGAGGGTTGCAGGTTACACAGACGGCGCTGTAGGCGAGTGTCACGATGAAGTACAATGCCACACTGCCCAGCATGATTATCCAGTGAACCACCGTCTGCAGcacaaatgacaaaaaacagcAATTACACGTGGTGGAAACAATCCAGTTAGCAACAAATACCCGTTAATTTTCTGCTGCAAGAGAAATATTTatggcaaaaacattttttttcatgcatcCCTCTTCATCAGTTTTTTTGCATTACTTTGTttccatgctttttttttttttttttttttttttttttttttaaatgtattactTCTATTGAACTTGCATATAAATTAAATACCTTGGAAGGTATGCATATGCATAAAAAGTTAGGAATAAGTTTAGTGGTTTGTTAGTAAATGCAAAAAATTTAGTCTTTCTAAAAAAGAGATACGAATATTTGTATTTTGAATATTTGGAGTAA encodes:
- the fbxl3l gene encoding F-box/LRR-repeat protein 3; this encodes MKRGRTGLKSQCQIFPSLGERAKRPKWMTPAQDWGNLPHHVVLQIFQHLSLVDRARASSVCRRWNDVFHTPDLWRRFEFELNQPATSYLRSTHPDLIQQIIKKHAQHLQYVSFKVDSCTESAEAACDILSQLVNCTIKTLGLISTARPSFMDVSQAHFVSALTVVFVNSKSLSSIRIDDTPVDDPSLKVLVANNSDTLKLLKMSSCPHVSPAGILCVADQCHGLRELALNYHLLSDELLLALSSEKHVHLEHLRIDVVSENPGQTHFHTIKRSSWEALIRHSPKVNIVMYFFLYEEEFEPFFCEETPVTHLYFGRAVSKMMLGRIGLNCPRLVELVVCANGIEPLDEELIRIAERCKSLTAIGLGECEVTCSGFVEFVKMCGGRLTQLSIMEEVLIPDSSYNMEQIHSEVSKHLGRMWFPDMMPTW